A genome region from Methanobacterium subterraneum includes the following:
- a CDS encoding non-ribosomal peptide synthetase, whose protein sequence is MDCFDLSNAQKRTIITEISNHGNESYIISFKSRFPLEDEEHVKKALSILISGNLQLRMRKDENMNFSQYYADEEGSVTTAEKGENSPHSSDEMDENTEDKNREDGNTGDKNKEDENTVFSIIDLTGEVEDEINQYIHEFSLKTFKEIFDSPLYEFQLLKTREELIVLGRVHHLIMDGTSLSILARELEDCIETLKKGKEYQFKPVSYREYVEKEKEYLSSGEAQQDEEFWLSNLDGYHHDWYSSSDLGISRENFHLDGDLRDRLKDLYSVDGERISPFILALSLVSLYFARSTHTDDLVWNSVYHGRDFGEDTREMLGMFVNMMPLRLGYDENRSFKETLLYTKSVVKDGLTHGKLSFNIYGPKLQKKGIDPAMLSMYSIVSNSTDAPLEYLFHSSKSEFPFHIRVNPSLDDKDGLQLLTIEYNRDCFSREEIKRLVEGLEKLIHQIANNPHITGGELEVETSPYHRAGEYFKDMLQGSDGATTISPDLSGKEEEGNYPESAVSMGKGVINEFCHENGINPSDLFLAATLFALVKFVFSKDILISIISDNSPIGSINNSQRNEQHKGNNSQKRKHQLQELPESINHDKLQELPLYLKIDTGKSVLEFLNTVHDSFTQVTSYDYYPFTRVKSEHYILPEFLYNYGSPYSKDSPYREDPLYSPDPYRHDDLKTPRMVVNVSEKEDEFKITLFYNDALYSDDLSLTFTESMATLVNKLMEQPVMLEDIALQDDDGQEENFHLNPAEEPLLNRFFEKQVEKNREEVALIAQDGQFTYHDLNRKANRIANALIKRGVDLEDRVMFILKRDSRLVATMLGIVKAGCAFIPVDPDYPEERIKEIIRDSDARYIITNHDNVTINLPQAVSVDELLTEEDENNPEPDLSPENLCYLIYTSGSTGKPKGVMLNHRGITNYVSPHPENIPIHALVTRARKMISISTVSFIVFLREMLATLTNGMPVVFASEEQAVNPLELVKLFEETGADAFGATPTRLLQYLEMEEVQKTMPRCKVIIVGGETFPPQLYNTLSRYTFAEIYNSYGPTEITIASHGKLLTSDDISAGAPLLNVTDRIMDIDTNPLPYNVVGELYVAGAGVARGYWNNDELTQERFINYNGLRYYNTGDLAKRDSNGELYVLGRMDTQIKLRGLRIELGEIENTITGYDGVKSAFVLVREVHGTEHLCAYFTEKKPVDTTLLRKYLLDRLPQYMVPSYLVRMDQFPMTFNGKADLRNFPDPDDYLVDEVITPETELEKDLLGMCSNILDTTSFGVTTDLFQLGLTSLSVLKLVTMISQKLGFKVNVTSIMRARNIREIAREVETSAAVTRKEYPVMDYYPLTQNQLGVYFDCVKNPEKLTYNLPKMIRFKEISVDRLKKSLEELVEKHPYLKMRLVMHDGEIYQERRDIFQVTIEVIKGRVDDDVINEFIQPFSLFEGPLFRFKIYTHQDETILLSDFHHLMVDGTSLNLLFNDLGAIYDDRVVDAEEYDGYDLSLEEQDIEKSQIYSQAREYFEGKVAEFDSATVISPDLKGKEEKGELGEVGVSLDKKQVENYCKNNSITPNNLFLAATLFTLSKFVYNRDILISTISNGRSNPLFQKTLAMMVKTLPIALNIDSTSTVTQFFSQVEETWLDVLKYDVYPFTKISDKYDLFPEFLYAYHGKIIEEITMNGQTLERESLEYEALKFKASVNVTDTGSRFYLFSQYNDALYSQELMETFIKSLELMVNKLIEDPNARLSDVSLVAGEPGLVAGEQGMFQMKPVSEPLVNKLFEKQVTKSRDKVALIAEDGEFTYHEINQMANRIAHGLVIRGVGVEDRVMFILKRDSRLIATMFGIVKAGCAFIPVDPEYPEDRVKHVLKDSDARYIITDYNFNTIDLPQAISVDELLREGIEENPLKEGSEENLNPDQLNPDQPVENLEPNQSIKNLEPNLSPENLCYLIYTSGSTGLPKGVMLTHANITNYASPDPENCFAHAFVNKGRNMLSITTVAFDAFLHEVMISLLNSRTLVLASDEETRNPLELVKLFNRAEVDSFFATPSRMLQYLEVDGMCEAVSKCKIISIGGEPYPPQLHKKLESCSAGEIYNVYGPTETTISCNTTRITDSGNINVGKPLLNVYEEVMDLDGNPLPSGVIGELYVGGMGVARGYWNREELNQKQFITRHGIPYYRSGDFASRDKNGEYHIFGRLDNQIKLRGLRIEIGEIESAISDYHGIKSVTVLVKPVQGQEHLCAYFTSTMDIDVEDLKKELKKRLTKYMVPTVFMHLEQMPQTPNGKTDVKNLPEPVLKERIYVAPENSIEKFFTQSFSEILDVPDVGATDDFFELGGTSLLVTKITIEALNQGYEIKYGDVFAHPTARKLAQFINEAEKSVQEHEEYSYDALNKILENNTIENFVKLDKESLGNVLLTGATGFLGIHVLREFLENEKGTIYCMLRRGRRTNPEDRLKTLLFYYFSENYEELFGTRIHVIEGDVTSKADFEKSRGLDIDTVINCAANVKHFAPGTQIEDINIGGVVNGVDFARKKDCKYIQVSTTSVAGESVDNVPPLDTVFDEKTLYVGQLLDNKYLSSKFLAERVVLEAVSEGLNAKIMRMGNLMARQSDSEFQINFETNAFIKRLRAYAAIGEIPYQVLGGKVELTPIDMAARAILLLSQAPRECCVFHVYNSHQIYIGDIVDMMREVGLAISGSEEDEFRESFARSREDETKQDAISGLVTAMGMGKGEGRGLVEVDNDYTTQILYRLGYKWPLINDEYLVMFIQYLKEMNFFD, encoded by the coding sequence GTGGATTGTTTCGATCTATCCAATGCCCAGAAAAGGACCATAATAACCGAGATCAGCAACCATGGAAACGAATCTTACATCATCTCATTCAAATCCAGATTTCCACTTGAAGACGAAGAACATGTTAAAAAAGCTTTATCCATCCTTATAAGTGGAAATCTTCAACTCCGCATGAGGAAAGATGAAAATATGAACTTTTCACAGTATTATGCTGATGAAGAAGGTTCAGTTACCACTGCTGAAAAGGGAGAAAACAGTCCACATTCCTCTGATGAAATGGATGAAAATACTGAGGATAAAAATAGAGAGGATGGAAATACTGGGGATAAAAATAAGGAGGATGAAAATACTGTATTTTCAATTATTGACCTGACTGGTGAGGTTGAAGATGAAATAAACCAGTATATCCATGAATTTTCCCTTAAAACCTTTAAGGAAATTTTCGATTCCCCTCTTTATGAGTTCCAGCTCCTTAAAACCAGGGAAGAGTTGATTGTGCTGGGGCGGGTTCACCACCTCATAATGGACGGTACTTCCCTATCCATCCTGGCCAGGGAACTGGAAGACTGCATAGAGACCCTGAAAAAGGGAAAAGAATACCAGTTCAAACCAGTTTCCTACAGGGAATATGTGGAAAAGGAAAAAGAATACCTATCCAGTGGAGAAGCCCAGCAGGATGAAGAGTTCTGGCTATCTAACCTGGATGGATATCACCATGACTGGTACTCCTCCTCTGATCTGGGTATCAGCCGGGAAAATTTCCACTTGGATGGGGATTTAAGGGACCGGTTAAAAGACCTGTACTCTGTTGATGGGGAACGGATTTCTCCCTTCATACTGGCCTTGTCTCTGGTTTCCCTCTACTTTGCCCGGAGCACCCACACTGATGACCTGGTCTGGAACAGTGTGTACCACGGCCGGGACTTTGGAGAGGACACCCGGGAAATGCTGGGCATGTTCGTGAATATGATGCCCCTCCGGCTTGGTTATGATGAAAACCGGTCCTTTAAAGAAACCCTGCTCTACACCAAGTCGGTGGTGAAGGATGGATTGACCCATGGAAAGCTTTCCTTCAACATTTACGGGCCTAAACTACAGAAGAAAGGTATTGACCCGGCTATGCTATCCATGTACTCCATAGTATCCAATTCAACCGATGCACCCCTGGAGTACCTGTTCCATAGTTCCAAGAGTGAATTTCCCTTCCACATACGGGTGAACCCCTCACTGGATGATAAGGATGGCCTGCAGCTTTTAACCATTGAATACAATAGGGACTGCTTTTCCCGGGAAGAAATCAAAAGGCTGGTGGAGGGTTTGGAAAAACTCATCCACCAAATTGCCAATAACCCCCATATCACCGGGGGTGAACTGGAGGTAGAGACCAGCCCCTACCACCGGGCTGGTGAATATTTCAAAGATATGCTGCAGGGAAGTGACGGTGCCACCACCATCAGCCCTGATTTAAGTGGTAAGGAAGAAGAGGGAAACTACCCGGAAAGTGCAGTTTCCATGGGAAAAGGAGTAATAAACGAATTTTGCCATGAAAATGGAATAAACCCCAGTGACCTATTCTTAGCAGCCACCCTCTTTGCCCTGGTTAAATTCGTCTTCAGTAAGGATATTTTAATCTCCATTATTTCAGATAATTCCCCCATAGGTTCAATAAATAACTCACAAAGGAATGAACAACATAAAGGGAATAACTCACAAAAAAGGAAACACCAGCTACAGGAATTACCAGAATCTATTAACCATGATAAACTACAGGAATTACCCCTTTACCTTAAGATTGACACCGGTAAATCAGTACTGGAATTTTTAAATACTGTACATGATTCCTTCACCCAGGTCACCAGCTATGATTATTATCCCTTCACCAGGGTTAAGAGTGAACATTACATTTTACCCGAATTTTTATACAATTACGGTTCCCCGTACAGTAAAGACTCACCGTACAGAGAAGACCCCCTATACAGTCCAGACCCATACCGACATGATGATTTAAAAACACCCAGAATGGTGGTTAATGTTTCCGAAAAGGAGGATGAGTTTAAAATAACACTTTTTTATAATGATGCCCTTTACTCAGATGATCTAAGCCTTACCTTCACCGAGAGCATGGCCACCCTGGTGAATAAACTGATGGAACAACCGGTAATGCTGGAGGATATTGCCCTACAAGATGACGATGGTCAGGAGGAAAACTTCCACCTGAACCCGGCGGAGGAACCCCTCCTAAACCGGTTCTTTGAAAAACAGGTGGAAAAGAACAGGGAGGAAGTTGCTTTAATTGCCCAGGATGGACAGTTCACCTATCATGATCTTAACCGGAAGGCCAACCGCATAGCCAATGCACTTATCAAACGCGGGGTGGATTTGGAAGACCGGGTTATGTTCATATTAAAGCGTGACAGCCGCCTGGTGGCCACCATGCTGGGTATTGTCAAGGCCGGCTGTGCCTTCATACCCGTGGACCCGGATTACCCTGAAGAAAGGATAAAGGAGATCATCAGGGATAGTGATGCCCGTTACATCATCACCAATCACGATAACGTTACCATTAACCTGCCCCAGGCAGTTAGTGTGGATGAACTGCTCACCGAAGAAGATGAGAACAACCCGGAACCGGATCTCTCGCCGGAGAACCTGTGTTACCTTATTTACACCTCTGGTTCCACTGGCAAACCCAAGGGTGTTATGCTGAACCATCGGGGTATCACCAACTACGTGTCCCCCCATCCGGAAAACATTCCCATCCATGCCCTGGTTACTCGGGCCCGTAAGATGATATCCATATCCACGGTGTCCTTCATTGTATTTTTAAGGGAAATGCTGGCCACCCTCACCAATGGAATGCCAGTGGTTTTTGCCAGTGAGGAACAGGCTGTGAATCCCCTGGAACTGGTGAAACTCTTCGAGGAAACTGGGGCCGATGCATTTGGTGCCACACCCACCCGGCTCCTGCAGTACCTGGAAATGGAGGAAGTACAGAAAACCATGCCCCGCTGCAAGGTGATCATCGTAGGTGGAGAGACCTTCCCTCCCCAGCTTTACAACACCCTCTCCAGGTACACCTTCGCCGAGATCTACAACTCCTACGGCCCCACCGAGATCACCATTGCCTCCCATGGTAAACTCCTCACCAGCGATGATATATCCGCCGGGGCACCCCTTTTAAATGTCACCGACCGGATCATGGACATAGACACCAACCCCCTACCCTACAATGTGGTGGGTGAGCTCTACGTGGCCGGGGCGGGAGTGGCCCGGGGCTACTGGAATAATGATGAACTCACCCAGGAACGCTTCATAAACTACAACGGCCTCCGCTACTACAACACCGGAGACCTGGCCAAGCGCGACAGTAACGGGGAGTTATATGTCCTGGGCAGGATGGACACCCAGATCAAACTCCGGGGACTGCGAATCGAACTCGGGGAGATTGAAAATACAATCACCGGTTATGATGGTGTTAAATCCGCCTTTGTACTGGTAAGGGAGGTGCACGGCACTGAACACCTCTGCGCCTACTTCACCGAGAAGAAGCCAGTGGACACCACCCTTTTAAGGAAATATCTACTGGATAGATTACCCCAGTACATGGTTCCCTCCTACCTGGTGAGGATGGACCAGTTCCCCATGACCTTCAATGGAAAGGCCGATCTTAGGAACTTCCCAGACCCTGATGATTACCTGGTGGATGAAGTTATAACACCAGAAACAGAGTTAGAGAAGGATCTCCTAGGGATGTGTTCAAATATACTGGACACCACCAGTTTCGGGGTGACCACTGATCTCTTCCAGTTAGGCCTCACCTCCCTATCGGTGCTCAAACTGGTGACTATGATCTCCCAAAAACTGGGGTTTAAGGTCAATGTAACCAGTATCATGCGCGCCCGGAACATAAGGGAAATAGCCAGGGAGGTGGAAACATCAGCGGCAGTTACCCGTAAGGAATACCCAGTAATGGACTATTATCCCCTGACCCAGAACCAGCTGGGAGTGTACTTTGACTGTGTTAAAAACCCGGAAAAACTGACCTACAACCTGCCCAAAATGATACGCTTTAAAGAAATCTCGGTGGATAGGTTGAAAAAATCATTGGAGGAACTGGTTGAAAAACACCCATACCTTAAAATGCGCCTGGTTATGCATGATGGTGAAATCTACCAGGAACGAAGGGATATCTTCCAGGTCACCATTGAAGTTATAAAAGGTCGGGTGGATGATGATGTGATAAATGAGTTTATACAACCATTCTCCCTATTCGAGGGTCCGTTGTTCCGGTTTAAAATTTACACCCACCAGGATGAAACCATACTCTTATCAGACTTCCACCACCTGATGGTGGATGGAACATCCTTGAACCTCCTTTTCAATGACCTGGGGGCGATCTACGATGACCGGGTGGTGGATGCTGAGGAGTATGACGGGTATGACCTCAGCCTAGAGGAACAGGACATTGAAAAAAGCCAGATCTACAGCCAGGCCCGGGAATACTTTGAGGGAAAAGTGGCGGAGTTTGACAGTGCCACGGTCATCTCCCCGGATCTCAAGGGGAAAGAAGAGAAAGGTGAGTTAGGTGAGGTGGGGGTGTCTTTAGATAAAAAACAGGTGGAAAACTATTGTAAAAATAATTCCATCACCCCCAATAACCTGTTTTTAGCGGCAACCCTCTTCACTTTAAGTAAATTTGTTTACAACCGTGATATTCTAATTTCTACCATATCCAATGGCCGGAGCAATCCCTTGTTCCAGAAGACATTGGCCATGATGGTTAAAACCCTGCCCATAGCCCTGAATATTGACAGTACCTCCACCGTCACCCAGTTCTTCAGCCAGGTGGAGGAAACCTGGCTGGATGTCCTGAAATATGATGTGTACCCCTTCACCAAGATTTCCGATAAGTACGACCTGTTCCCCGAGTTTTTATACGCCTATCACGGGAAGATCATTGAGGAAATAACCATGAATGGACAGACCCTGGAGAGGGAAAGCCTGGAATACGAGGCACTGAAGTTCAAGGCCAGTGTTAATGTAACCGACACTGGTTCCCGGTTCTACCTCTTCAGCCAGTACAACGATGCCCTCTATTCACAGGAACTCATGGAGACCTTTATAAAAAGCCTGGAATTAATGGTGAACAAGCTGATAGAGGACCCTAATGCCCGTTTAAGTGATGTTTCCCTGGTGGCTGGTGAACCTGGCCTGGTGGCTGGTGAACAGGGAATGTTCCAGATGAAACCAGTGAGCGAGCCACTGGTGAATAAGTTATTTGAAAAACAGGTCACCAAAAGCAGGGATAAAGTGGCCCTGATAGCAGAGGATGGGGAGTTCACTTACCATGAAATCAACCAGATGGCCAACCGCATTGCCCACGGCCTGGTTATAAGGGGTGTGGGGGTGGAGGACCGGGTAATGTTCATCCTGAAACGTGACAGTCGACTGATCGCCACCATGTTCGGTATTGTTAAGGCCGGCTGTGCCTTCATACCCGTGGACCCCGAGTATCCGGAGGATAGGGTGAAACACGTCCTTAAGGACAGTGATGCCCGGTACATTATCACCGATTACAACTTCAACACCATTGATTTACCCCAGGCCATCAGTGTGGATGAATTACTAAGAGAAGGGATTGAAGAGAACCCACTAAAAGAGGGAAGTGAAGAAAATCTAAATCCTGATCAACTAAATCCTGATCAACCAGTTGAGAACCTGGAACCAAATCAATCAATAAAAAACCTGGAACCAAATCTATCCCCAGAGAACCTCTGTTACCTTATCTATACTTCTGGCTCCACTGGCCTCCCGAAGGGGGTGATGTTAACCCATGCCAATATCACCAATTACGCCTCCCCGGATCCGGAAAACTGTTTTGCCCATGCCTTTGTAAATAAGGGCCGGAATATGCTCTCCATCACCACCGTAGCCTTTGATGCCTTCCTGCACGAGGTCATGATCAGCCTCCTGAACAGCCGCACCCTGGTACTGGCCAGTGACGAGGAAACCAGGAACCCCCTGGAACTGGTTAAACTGTTTAACCGAGCCGAAGTGGATTCCTTCTTTGCCACACCATCCAGGATGTTACAGTACCTGGAAGTGGATGGTATGTGTGAAGCAGTGTCCAAGTGTAAGATCATCAGTATCGGTGGAGAACCCTATCCCCCACAGCTACATAAAAAACTGGAAAGCTGCAGTGCCGGGGAGATATACAATGTTTACGGACCCACTGAGACCACCATATCCTGCAACACCACCCGCATCACTGATTCAGGAAACATCAATGTGGGTAAACCCCTCCTGAATGTTTACGAGGAAGTCATGGACCTGGATGGTAACCCCCTCCCCAGTGGAGTAATCGGGGAGTTGTACGTGGGTGGAATGGGGGTGGCCCGGGGATACTGGAACCGGGAGGAACTCAACCAGAAACAGTTCATCACCCGCCACGGCATCCCCTACTACAGGAGTGGGGACTTTGCCAGCAGGGATAAAAACGGCGAGTACCATATATTCGGACGTCTGGATAACCAGATCAAGTTGAGGGGTCTGCGAATCGAAATTGGGGAGATTGAAAGTGCAATCTCCGACTATCATGGTATAAAGTCAGTGACCGTCCTGGTTAAACCAGTCCAGGGACAGGAACACCTCTGCGCCTACTTCACCAGCACCATGGACATTGATGTGGAGGATCTGAAAAAAGAACTCAAAAAGAGGCTGACCAAGTACATGGTGCCCACCGTATTCATGCACCTGGAACAGATGCCCCAGACACCCAATGGTAAAACTGATGTTAAAAATTTACCGGAACCGGTTTTAAAAGAACGAATATACGTAGCACCGGAGAATAGTATTGAAAAATTCTTCACCCAGTCCTTCAGTGAGATTCTGGACGTGCCTGATGTGGGGGCTACCGATGACTTCTTTGAACTGGGTGGAACCTCACTCCTGGTGACCAAGATCACCATTGAAGCCCTGAACCAGGGATACGAAATAAAATATGGGGATGTTTTCGCCCATCCCACAGCCCGGAAACTGGCCCAGTTCATAAATGAAGCAGAAAAATCTGTCCAGGAACATGAAGAATACTCCTATGATGCTCTTAATAAGATCCTGGAAAATAACACCATAGAAAACTTTGTGAAACTGGATAAAGAGAGTTTGGGTAATGTTTTATTAACCGGGGCCACTGGCTTTTTAGGGATACACGTCCTACGGGAGTTTTTAGAAAACGAAAAAGGCACTATTTACTGCATGCTCCGGAGGGGTAGGCGTACCAATCCTGAGGACCGGCTTAAAACCCTCCTCTTCTACTACTTCAGTGAAAACTATGAGGAACTTTTCGGTACCAGGATCCATGTTATTGAGGGGGATGTTACCAGTAAAGCAGACTTTGAAAAATCCCGGGGCCTGGATATAGACACGGTGATCAACTGTGCCGCCAATGTGAAGCACTTCGCTCCCGGAACCCAGATCGAAGATATAAATATTGGAGGAGTGGTTAACGGGGTGGATTTTGCCCGGAAAAAGGACTGTAAATATATACAGGTCTCCACCACCAGTGTGGCCGGGGAGAGTGTGGATAATGTACCACCACTGGACACGGTATTTGATGAGAAAACCTTATATGTGGGCCAGCTACTGGATAACAAGTACCTCAGCAGCAAGTTCCTGGCGGAGAGGGTGGTGTTGGAAGCAGTTAGTGAGGGATTAAATGCCAAGATAATGCGGATGGGTAACCTCATGGCCCGGCAGTCTGACAGTGAATTCCAGATAAACTTCGAAACCAATGCCTTCATCAAGCGCCTGAGGGCCTACGCTGCAATAGGGGAAATACCATACCAGGTTTTAGGTGGTAAGGTGGAGCTCACACCCATAGATATGGCAGCACGGGCTATCCTGCTACTTTCACAGGCACCCCGGGAGTGTTGTGTTTTCCATGTTTACAACAGTCACCAGATCTACATCGGGGATATTGTGGATATGATGAGGGAGGTGGGACTGGCAATCTCCGGGTCAGAGGAAGATGAATTTAGAGAAAGCTTCGCCCGGTCCAGGGAAGATGAGACGAAACAGGATGCCATCAGTGGACTGGTAACCGCCATGGGGATGGGTAAAGGTGAGGGCCGGGGTCTGGTGGAGGTGGATAACGATTACACCACCCAGATACTCTACCGTTTAGGATATAAATGGCCCCTCATAAATGATGAATACCTGGTAATGTTTATCCAGTACCTGAAGGAGATGAACTTCTTTGATTGA
- a CDS encoding ATP-binding protein — MDQITVPARKENLSRVLEFIGRKLEPFPYNATALLRLELSVEEAFVNIASYAYQLNKEKIIPQEEIIPQEGITNHEKITVQEEITRQEEITVQEEITAPEETRDEEITVRLIIDEDPLQIMVQLIDSGNRFNPLGKEDPDISKGIEEKEPGGLGIFLIKKNVDQVHYEYQEGKNILTLHKRMD, encoded by the coding sequence ATGGACCAGATAACAGTACCGGCACGCAAAGAAAACCTTAGTCGTGTACTGGAATTTATAGGACGGAAGTTGGAGCCATTCCCGTACAATGCCACTGCACTGCTCCGCTTGGAACTTTCTGTGGAAGAAGCATTCGTAAACATTGCCAGCTATGCTTACCAACTCAACAAGGAAAAAATAATCCCACAGGAAGAGATAATCCCGCAGGAAGGAATAACCAATCATGAAAAGATAACCGTACAGGAAGAAATAACTCGGCAGGAAGAAATTACTGTGCAGGAAGAAATAACCGCACCTGAAGAAACAAGAGATGAAGAAATAACCGTGCGCCTGATTATAGATGAGGACCCCTTACAGATCATGGTACAGTTAATAGACTCTGGAAACCGGTTTAATCCCTTGGGAAAAGAGGACCCTGATATTTCTAAGGGAATTGAAGAAAAAGAACCCGGTGGATTGGGAATTTTCCTTATTAAGAAAAACGTGGACCAGGTTCACTACGAGTACCAGGAGGGGAAGAATATTCTAACCCTCCACAAGAGAATGGATTAA
- a CDS encoding STAS domain-containing protein, with protein sequence MNIEKTREGNKLTIKLDGRLDTNTAPELEKELKEALPGVGDLVFDFSDLKYISSAGLRLILSTQKTMNQQGTLVIENVNDMVMEIFETTGFSDVLTIKETEPLN encoded by the coding sequence ATGAACATTGAGAAGACTAGAGAAGGGAACAAATTAACCATAAAATTAGATGGCAGGCTTGATACCAACACCGCCCCGGAGCTGGAGAAAGAATTAAAGGAAGCTCTTCCCGGTGTGGGGGATCTGGTATTTGATTTTAGTGATCTGAAATATATTTCCAGTGCAGGGCTGCGCCTGATCCTCTCCACCCAGAAGACCATGAACCAGCAGGGCACACTGGTGATAGAAAATGTGAACGACATGGTAATGGAGATCTTTGAAACCACTGGATTTTCCGATGTTTTAACCATTAAAGAAACAGAACCCTTAAACTAA
- a CDS encoding MATE family efflux transporter has protein sequence MYERSYNLVRAKFREFFLPTLLMSMAMNLSTFMDTLIVGNTLGPINISAMALIAPIITFINLVYWMIGLGGSLLSAVSKAERNQEKSDMYFTISIVLLILVGLCFSSLGLVFMDQLVAALTSNPQLAVLVERFLGVYFMGSPLLFFLMGIAYFIRADGMPRLSFYALLISNIVNLALDLFYILVLGMDIQGAALATITGYTVGTIFIMQYFFHKERTMHFISLAKCKLYLVGDIVKLGFPPASMQLFLTVKLFFINTFILLYAGKPGLTAFSVFYNSLYIIYMFLIGTSQSMSPIVSIYFQEKDYYGVWYTLNTSLKIVLVTGVVFTALLLAFPSTLLHLFGVSDPVDLVVGVNALRILSLSIMGTAVTFLMMFYTQAIKQGKLSFLISITEGLILPVSLAYLLSGVMGIDGVWVSFLLAEVGTIILIYLSTRLIAQRSRGELSGFFLMGSYHDAPVLDVTIKNSLSDAVGISQKLIDFTQENGVDPRTAVLIGMAVEEMAVNIINYNQDKMEYMDILTKIGDEHITIAFKDTGTEFDPSTYTPEDMGSFESIEVLQKIAHEISYARLIGLNSTVISIKR, from the coding sequence ATGTACGAAAGAAGCTACAATCTGGTTAGGGCCAAGTTCAGGGAATTTTTCCTGCCCACCCTACTCATGTCCATGGCCATGAACCTCAGCACCTTCATGGACACCCTCATCGTGGGTAACACCCTGGGACCCATCAATATCTCAGCCATGGCCCTCATCGCCCCTATCATCACCTTCATCAACCTGGTGTACTGGATGATCGGCCTGGGTGGTTCCCTGCTCAGCGCGGTTTCCAAGGCAGAGCGTAACCAGGAGAAGAGTGACATGTACTTCACCATCTCCATCGTGCTTTTGATCCTGGTGGGATTATGCTTCTCGTCCCTGGGACTGGTGTTCATGGACCAACTGGTGGCTGCCCTCACCAGCAACCCCCAACTGGCCGTGCTGGTTGAAAGATTCCTGGGGGTTTACTTCATGGGATCTCCCCTGCTCTTCTTCCTTATGGGCATCGCCTACTTCATACGTGCTGATGGAATGCCCAGATTATCCTTCTACGCCCTCCTAATATCCAACATCGTTAACCTGGCATTGGACCTCTTTTACATCCTGGTCCTGGGGATGGATATTCAGGGAGCAGCCCTGGCCACCATCACCGGGTACACCGTGGGGACCATATTCATCATGCAGTACTTCTTCCACAAGGAGAGGACCATGCACTTCATCTCCCTGGCCAAGTGCAAACTCTACCTGGTGGGGGATATTGTGAAGCTGGGATTTCCCCCGGCCTCCATGCAACTATTCTTAACAGTGAAACTCTTCTTCATCAACACCTTCATCCTACTCTATGCTGGTAAACCTGGTTTAACTGCATTCTCGGTTTTCTACAACAGCCTCTACATTATCTACATGTTCCTCATTGGAACCTCACAATCCATGTCCCCCATTGTCTCCATTTACTTCCAGGAGAAGGATTACTACGGGGTTTGGTACACCCTCAACACCTCACTGAAGATAGTGTTAGTCACCGGGGTGGTGTTCACTGCCCTGTTACTGGCCTTCCCCAGCACCCTACTCCACCTCTTCGGGGTGAGCGACCCGGTGGACTTAGTTGTGGGGGTGAATGCCCTGCGTATACTTTCCCTGAGCATCATGGGCACTGCGGTGACCTTCCTGATGATGTTCTACACCCAGGCCATAAAGCAGGGAAAATTATCCTTCCTGATATCCATAACCGAGGGATTGATTCTACCTGTGTCTCTGGCTTACCTTCTCTCCGGGGTTATGGGTATTGATGGAGTGTGGGTGTCATTCCTCCTGGCAGAGGTTGGTACCATAATACTGATCTACCTGTCCACCCGGTTAATTGCCCAACGGTCCAGGGGTGAGCTTTCCGGGTTCTTCCTCATGGGCAGTTACCATGATGCTCCGGTTCTGGATGTGACCATAAAAAATTCCCTGAGTGATGCAGTGGGCATATCCCAGAAGCTCATTGACTTTACCCAGGAAAACGGGGTGGACCCCAGGACTGCTGTCCTCATTGGTATGGCAGTGGAGGAGATGGCGGTGAATATAATCAACTACAACCAGGATAAAATGGAGTACATGGATATTCTGACTAAAATTGGGGATGAACATATTACCATTGCCTTCAAGGACACGGGAACCGAATTCGACCCCTCCACTTATACACCGGAGGATATGGGCTCCTTTGAGAGTATTGAAGTTCTGCAGAAGATAGCCCATGAAATAAGTTACGCCCGGTTGATAGGTTTAAACAGTACAGTGATTAGCATTAAAAGATAA